AACCAGTTCATTCACAGTCAAAATTACGGGCATGTGAGTGGACGACTATGTTAAAATTAAAGGGAAATGATAATTAGACCGATAAATCTTACTGAAAATTtgtactaattatttttttaacgattaaaaaagtaattttttaatgaatttgtgatttttatttgagggagtttaaaaaatactttcaaaaaaattattgtcgATTACCGTTGATGGGATTTCCTGAGATACACGTAACAGCGTTCTAAAATTAAAGAGGCAATTGATGAAAATATATGATTGAAAGTAAATCTTGTGGTTATATTGAAGAGTTATGTAAGAGGTATAAGTACTTTTACCAACAAGGCTTCGTGAATTGATCAAGTAATAATATTAAGAGTTATTAATTGTCAAATCAATGTGTAGAGCatatcatttatattatttatattgtaaaatttaaattttaaaatttattttttaaatcgaaTTATGTAATGTACACTTAATGACATGTCGCCATTTAtaccaaatttaaaaaattgttcatAACAAATTGTTCATATTCATAAATCACAAGCCAAGGAGAGATTTTAAAAACGTGAACTGATCATTAGCTTTCCATGCATATAACCACCAGTACTTCAATATATATGAACTGCAAAATATTACTACAATATTATGATACATCTCTCGAAAGTAATACTCTCAACAGCTAGCCCGGcccatataatatatagcatgcAGCGAATCATTTTCTGCAGAACAGCAGATGGATTTCTTACACCACAGCTAACACGCAGTAGTACCCCACCCACCCACCCAGCCACAGAGACAAGAAAGACAGTGACACAGACAGAGAGAAACCAGACCAAATCTAGTATTTCACGTAAGGGTCCAAAGAAACGGTTTCCTCGGACTGGAAGTAAGAATTCGGCAATGGTAGCGGTGGTGATGACGGCTGAACTTGGTCTACTAGAGTACTGTTTTCTGCATAAAAGTTCTGCTGATcatgagaaggaaaagaagctgCAAGGAAGCAAGATGGGTCCTCGTCCACAAAGTTGATCATGGTTTGGTGAAGCCAAATCTGTGTCTTTAGGAATTTCACGTAGTGAATGGCTTCTTCCAACATCGACACTGTGTCCATCTTACTCCCACCAGGAACTAAGCTCTGTAGGATCTTGAACCGGTCACTGATCCGGTGCCTTCTCTCTCTAGCAGCCACGCTTTGAGGGTCAGTCGAGAGCTTAACTCCCTTGCTTCTCTTCCCACCTTTGATCTTCTTCTCCTTGCTGCTGTTTGCCACTGAAGAAAACTCAGAGGAGCTAGGATTGGCAGTGGAAAAGTAGTCCATATAAAAGGAGGAATAAGAAGGAAGAACACTCTTGTCCAACTCACAATTAATGTTTAGCTCGGGACTTTTCGTAAGTTGTGACTGAGAAGTGGAGGTTTTCCATGGGACATATTTATAGGAAGAGCACATCACAACGCAAGGGAACGTTGATTTGATGTGTTGAATGAATGGATGAGATTTCGTCATGTGAGTCAGCCAATCTTTGGCCAGGATACGGGTGTCCAACCGTAGGGGCCTAGTCCAGCAGGGGCCTCGATCTTTAGCATACGCAAAGGTTTTTGCTTTGGCTTGTTAAAGCCATAAAGGCATGTTTGCAGAGCTTTAGTGGACTACGATCTTCTACAAAAATTTGTGACCAAATAGGACCCCTACGACTGGAATCAGTGTTGTTTTAATGTTGGATTCAATTTGTTCTTTATGTGGGTCAGAGCAGTGAAAGAAGAAGGGTGGGGGGAGAGGATCAAGAGGGGGTCCTTCCTCTGAAATCGAAGCGGATGTATCATTATTATAACAAGTGTGACTAATCAAAAGACCAAGTCGTTGCGGGTCTTTTTAAGTGTGTACGGTTACAAGCTGCTTTTTTTAACCCCGGGTTACACTGTTTGCTGAAAGAGATCGATCACTAAGTATTTATGTTTCCTTGGGTTGCATCTCGTTTagaggaaaagaaattaaagagctTATTAATATGTCTCCCCCAGCTCTTCTTTTAAAGGGATTTTTGGATCAAAGTTGTTTAATTCCACTGTTGCTAAATTCAAGCTAGATGCACTACAAAGTATAGCTGAAAAACCCCACTCTTTAAAGAAACCAAAGGTATGCTTTGTCCTTTTGTCGGAGAATAAAAACACAGCGGAAAAGAATCGAGAAACGGGAGTTAACAGTTGCAATCCCATGGTTTCTGCACCCGAGTTGATCTTTAACGGGTCGCAGGTTGTTTCGTCGGCTGAAATAGCTATGAACCAATagcattattaaaaagaaatgatatttacagttatgaATGTATAAGCTAGCgctgtaaaattattttaaaaaatgtgaataaatatgagatacacgtaaaaaaaaataataaatattactttttttcaaaataactacaCAACACTTCCACATTTCAAATTCTTAAATCTGGAATCAAACCTCAAAGGAACCATGATATGAACAATACAAGCCGGAGCTCAGGCAGGGTATTCATGAAGGGGGTGCTGAAGATGATGGCCATGCATACAAGCAAGAGAAAGGCCAAAAGTTTTGATAGAGTGGCGCATTCTTAGTTAATTGTGAACCAAAACTTACAAAAAGTAATGGATTTGATTCATTTCAACAAATTAGAAGGAAATTGGCAAATACATATATAGTTTGGTAGGTGGAGAAAATTGATTAAACTGGaagccaaaaatattataatcctTGTTGATTGGGGAGGGCCAGGGATGAATAGCATGAACATGTTGTGAACAGGGAGATCATTGACATGGTTCGTTCCAATACAAACTTTATATTTCCACattctttaatttaattcaGCAACATAAATGATGAAATAGAAATTTCCtggaaagaaagagtgaaagctgtttaaaaaaaagaaaaaaacaggaTCAGTACTACTTGAGATAGGGATCGGAAAAGACCGAGAGACAAGTGCAAGCAAAGAGCACATGCAGCTCCGGTTTTCACGTTGGGAGTGGGTAGAAGCCTaattatttttacttgtttcaGCTGAAAATCACCTGCTTTCCCTGTCTTCTCAAATCCAGCTTCATCAACCACATCAGTCTctggtaaaaaagaaaaaaaaaatcaaaataataaccatatatatataatgacatCAGTCGCAAGCATTTTCAAGTGCATATGATGGCAATGATAGAAGACTTTTACAATGAATAAAAGATCAGTTCCATTAGGGCTTTTTGACAAGACTATTTAACAAAACATATCAAAAGAAGatactaacaattaaaaaaaaaaaaaaaaacagatcgAACAGGTCGTCAGCAGTACTGCTACTGGGTCGACACGATTCACAGCAGTGCTACTGGCTTAATTTCCAGCTTCAATTGAAgtttcaagaaaacaaaaagctgAAACCCGGACGTAGGCCACGAATAGTTAAGGCTATTAAGtttgaatgataaaaatatctatctttGATGAATAGCAcgtaatgaaattatttataaataataataaaataataaactatttataaataatattaaaatagtaTGAAAACAGTTCAATTACCAGACAGCCTAGACATATATAGGTGGTTGTTCTAAGTGTGGCAACATGGATATATACCATGACAAACGTTGAATCTATATGCATGGgtaaaattaatttggaggaacTTCCAGTGTACagcgtgtgtgtgtgtctatatatatatatacgtatgtatatatatagaagacaGACATGTTCTTCAACCCTAGTATTTTAGGTGGTCATATGTACAGGGGTgactgttttatttatttatgtttttagcaGTTATTGATCAGTGACAGAAACGTTACAAAATATCTGTAGCCCAATTCTTTATCCCAGAAAGAATCTGTGTCTTCACCGGCGACTCTTCCTCTCTGCGTCTCTCTCCTCAATTAATGGATTTTGAGATCTGCTGGTTGAAAATCATGTGTTGAAAATCAGAGGATGCTAAGGGAAATTACAAGAACCAagcagggtttttttttttttttaatcgaatTGGACTGTACGTCCTAATTAAGAGATTTCTCCAACAAGTACCAGAGATTAATGtcgatcaagaaaaatagaactaagATTAATATCTCTATTTGGATGATTTAATACGAAATAGGCATAATACTAGATGTCATAAAATTCATTCATGAGatgatatatattttcatgCTCCATCCGTTATTAAATAACAAATTtcacaattttcttttataactttttacataaatatattttaaataattaggtatattttaatacaataacttataaaaataatatcattttataaaaatatctttattataaaaaaaaataataatacgtGTATCATGGAATGCATGTTCCGGTTATGTTTTCCAATCATGTACGTGCAATGTATGGTGCCTGAATCGtgttctatttttatatttccGATTGTCTCAATCTATTTGGGCTACCTAAAATCAGGATATACACTCCTATCCGTACAGTTCTTTTCACTACTTTTTGAACcatcaagaaataaaaaaagtgttatgatcACCATGCATGGCCACCTGCAATTAATAAGgctacatatatatttacatatataaatgttACTTATCATGTTCTTCTACACCATACATCATCATGcacttatttatcatttttgttccTCTATATAAACACACATATATTGATgcataaatatgtatatttaaatagaaaaataaaaaattataaatcacatatttatatgtgatgTGAGGATGATAATCAAATACTTTCACCAATTTGAAATCCTACTTcttgtgtatttaaataaataaaaaataaaaaattataaatcacatatttatatgGTATGTGACCCTCAAACTCCTGGAGACAAACTAGACATCAATCAAAAGACTACAACCTCTCTATGATCACCCTCTTCCTGTCTGTTTTATATTGAAATTCCACCAAATATCTATTTTTACCAACATCTTTGTACTGTATCCATCCTTCAGTCTTACAAATCCTTGACTTAGACAATTTGAAAGCCTCTCTATTCATAACATGAAAACTTGCAAGAATTTAGAAGCTAGCTAGCCCTAGTTTGACCCTGGTTGCATGCTCTTCCAACAAAAACCCAAAGGCAATAGTGATAAGAAGTATGGTAGGGACACGACTCAACCACCACAGGAGGAGAAACAACCATGGAACTCAGCCAAGAGGGACAGTGGTTAGTGGTGGACCCACGTTGGGCTGACGAAggcatccccccccccccccccgcgccccccaaaaaaaaaaaaaggttttttgaaatttcaaaatcCCCCTACATTTCatttataattctataaatacAGAGAAGGACCTCCCAAAAAACATATAATCCCTATATGCTCTCTAAAATGttctaaattttcaatatacttaaaagAAGCCTGCCACAGCCACAGAGAAAGACCACCAAACAAcctaattttcttttgctttttttcatacaaaaaaaaaaaaaaaaagccaaaaagcTGAACCGGTGGCCACCATCAGTGGCTCTTCTCTGTGGGATAAGCAATTCCCAACTTAAAAATGTTTctctacaatttttttcaaaattttgtataatttctatatactaTCTATTTTTACTTATGCAGCCTCATTAACATTAACTTAAACTAagtttatgagaaataataaatttattaatatcgataccaaagtatttttttatacaatattaggcttcttaatatgaaatttaaagtgaaaatattaaaaaaatcatttaaagttgataatctatatgaaaaatagttgagatgTTTTACCCTCTAGACTTATTAagcaagaaaatatttatttaatgtctcaattatattattatatgtttaatgtgacatgaaaatatttaaattttacacaAAACTTAATTAATAAACTAGATTATGCACTAGAATGTAAGATTGCCTTCTAAAAGATCACttaatagattttatgaaaataatgaattctaaatATCTcatcacaaaaataataatggatgaatattattttataaaatattatcattataaatctgaaacgtatattaaattgtatttttataattttatttttacacataTGTAGCAAATTGTCGAGAtctagttttatatataattatattttttgagtttttaatattttttttattatgttacATATATGTGTCACAAGATAGAAAAGTTTGCCCccgtaaaaaaaattgttggttCCACCATTGACAGTGATGAAGGCAAAAAAGGCAAGTCAGCAGAACAAGTGCATATTAAAGAAGCAATGGAGGAAGATATTGTTAGTAAGGAAAGTAAGTACCTTATAAGGAACaaagagtcaagcacatcaaagaaacaagtatgaacaagaagggaataagtttacattaaagtcatagagtaatgttgtaaatctcttaaaaattcgaaattaggattaaggctcaaaattaatattttatcataaagcattaaaatacattttccacatgtgcatgaatattttgaaaattaaatttgaaaattttgaaagatgattgattgttatctttcatatgtgcatgccttgattaaaggtttgaactttgaaaatattaaaaatgattaattgtcatttttcacatgtgcatgttttatttgaatattttcaaaagtgattgatactttttttgacttatgcaaaaggtagatgttttttgtttgaaatatttgaaaagtaaagtgtgatttttttgtcatatacaaaaagtaaaaagattaagtttgaaaaatttgaaaaataagtgtactctttttgtcatatgcaaaaagtaaaagattaggtttgaaatatttgaaaagtaaagtgtgctacttgtcatatgccaaaaataaaagattaggtttgaagtttttgaaaaatgaataatgttgtctttgacaattgaaaaagaagaaccttttatttgaaatttttgaaaaagtgaatgatgttatctttgacatgtgaatcatttaaatttgaatatgaagtcttatatgcctataaatagatcatttgagagcttcacatttacaacatacAGAgaatacaacattcattcaaagctttcattctctctcctctaagcattgagccttaatccttgttcattttgagagaaatatagtttgcattgtattgttcttatttcactcattgaggagtgttttctgataacctacccactatcagctcttgtatcagtaaaatgatgtatataacccttgtgcgtgtagaaagtattctacacggagaatagttgaatcactacgtgtaaggtgattgcaagtgtagagggtgttctacacggattctttgtagcggtgttgttcaaaagtataataggtttctatctccacctgaaggaggttgaatagtgaatttggagatcctcaaggggtagcttgaggtgaggacgtaggcagtggggccgaacctcgttaacatactgagtttgcttctctcttacccttactctttatatttattactgtttcatattttgtttatattttatattgtatatttaatttataattgttattttttttaaatacaacttaattcatctcccctcttgtgttagtcatctggacaacaatAAGGAACAAAGCGAATAccatagaaatttcaaaccagACGGTGGAGAGAATTCAAAAGGCAACAGCCAACCAAGGTTTTCACTCCCCTGATCATGCAAATGATGCTATTGTGGATGGCAAGTCCAATCAATGTGATATTGTTATGAAGAAGGAAGATCTCAAGAAAGATATGGAAGATTCTCTCCAAAAAGGAAGAGCACAGTCATTAACAACCATAGAGAATCATCCATCGTATCCCAAGTAAGCtccttagatttttttttttgtctaatcAAATTCAAGTGCTAGAAAAGTCCAAAAACAAGCAAGCTAGAAGATGAGggcaaataaaaaattctttgcAGCTAATATAGGCAAGAACTTGGACTACAAGGGTGCAAGAAAAAGGGAATATAATGTTACATTGGAAGATATTTATGTtgataattttctcaaaaaacaaAAGGTAAAGATTGTGGCTAGTAGAATTTCAAATTGTGAAGAGTTAGCTCCAGCAACagtcatgaattgtataagttaGAACTGTAGGATGCTTGAGAACCGTCAGATAGTTAGATATCTCCACTTTATGATAAAGAATAAGCTCccaaagttttatttttctcattgaaaCTAAATGCAAGAGAAACAAGGTTGAACATATTAAGAAGTGGCTAAGTTATGATGATAGTTTTGTAGTGGATGGTAGATGACTTAGTGGGGGCCTTGCTTTTCTATGGAAGGATGATGTTGACGGTAAACTGGAGTCCTACAACCAAAACCACATTTCGATAAGGGTTCACAATGCTTGTAAGGGGAAGGATTGGATATTAACAGGGTTTTAAAAGTTGGACACTCCTCAAAGCAATCATACCTAAGAGAGAGGTGTGATAGATATGTGtaggggatttcaatgaaattattCAAAACAATGAGAAGTATGGGGGAATAATAAAATCCTACAAACAAATGGAGGAATTCAGACTAGCAGTAGAAGAATTTGGTCTAAGTGATTTGGGATTTGTGGAGAACAAGTTTACATGGTGTAATAATAAGCATGGTAAAGCTTTCACTAACGAAAGACTTGATAGAGGATTTGGAAATTCTTTTTGGAATGATATGTTCATAAACATTGTTATTTGTATATTGCCAGCTCAAATTTCTAATCACAACCCACTTCTCATCTTCATGGACAACAATTCAATTTCATATAGCAGAAGGGATAAGCCTTTTAGATATGAAGCTTATTAGGCTGAAAGATAAGAGTGTTATGAAATAATTTAGAGTGACTGGATTAAACCTAGGATGGCAAAAAACAAACTTAGGTACACGACTGAAGGGTTGAAGAAATGCCAAGAGAAATTGGTGACATGGAGCAAATAGCAGTTTGGTAATATAAAGAGAGCTATTAATAACAAGATGTCTCAAGTCTCATAGCTCCAGTAGCTAAACAAAGGTGACCTGATTGACAAAATCAAACTACTCCAGAATTAAGTTGATATGCTGCTTGAAGAAGAAAACACCAAATGTAAGTAAAGGGCCAAACAAatatggttgaaggaaggggataaaaatactaagtttcttTCATCAATGTGCTTcccagagaaggaaaaaaaataccatCAAAAGAATAACAAATGATGATGGTAGAGGTATCAACTTCTAAAGAAATCAGTGATCAGTTCCGAAAGCTTTTTAAGAGCCTTTTACTAGGGCTATACAGAAACTGACGAGACTGACCCTCGCTGACAAAGACCAGTCGCCAGAGTCCGAACTAGTTGGCTGGTGGTATAAAATTAAGGAAATTTACATCGATTAGTTTGGTTTCGGTCTAAACCAACCCAAACCGTCGAaccatttgattatatatatattatatttatattttatattatacgtatataaaATAACGTCATTTTACTCAAGTAAGTGAAACATCATCGTTTTAGTTAtgacttttataaaaataaaaaataaaaataaaaataaaaaaaagaagaaggaagaaaagacACTGTTTTAAGCCAAACGGCGCCATTTTGTCTTAGGATTAATAAATCctccattcttcttcttcccacttcttcttcttctctctactTGTATTCTTCTTCCCACCAATGGCACAACCCGCCACTCCCTTCCTCCTTCACAGAGATACCGAAGGCAGACCGACGAACCACATCGACTCACG
This sequence is a window from Carya illinoinensis cultivar Pawnee chromosome 9, C.illinoinensisPawnee_v1, whole genome shotgun sequence. Protein-coding genes within it:
- the LOC122277301 gene encoding transcription factor LAX PANICLE 1-like; translated protein: MDYFSTANPSSSEFSSVANSSKEKKIKGGKRSKGVKLSTDPQSVAARERRHRISDRFKILQSLVPGGSKMDTVSMLEEAIHYVKFLKTQIWLHQTMINFVDEDPSCFLAASFPSHDQQNFYAENSTLVDQVQPSSPPLPLPNSYFQSEETVSLDPYVKY